One window from the genome of Salvia miltiorrhiza cultivar Shanhuang (shh) chromosome 7, IMPLAD_Smil_shh, whole genome shotgun sequence encodes:
- the LOC130993112 gene encoding subtilisin-like protease SBT2.5, giving the protein MIFIFVINILLFYFTADAKVLMVLMEDDPLLTNTSLSGGGGDAEFYKEKLTQQHDIFLESLLEKGFYIKLYSYTHLLNGFAIHSNNQEVAHLLGSAKGVRSVHEDTKMEKLTTYTPDFLDINSGAWPALGGYAAAGKGVVIGLIDTGINPTHPSFTTGASPAPPKFSRFKGKCATGDKFPESACNGKIVGAQYFARAAIAAGDFNATRDVASPFDSDGHGSHTASTAAGIHNIPVIVNNFNYGYASGMAPGASIAVYKAMFPFGGYMSDVVAAVDQAVEDGVDILSLSIGPAGVPSGASAFLNLLELELLLATKAGVLVVQAVGNRGPSSSSILSFSPWIASVAASITDRKYNNSLFLGNGQRYTGMGLAPPTMGGVHFPLAAAADVCRRNITAGLVESCQSADAFIRSLARGKLIICTYTFDFDSETATISRVADTAQAIGAAGFILTMDPDIGADQIKGALLTLRLPGIILYNMESSSALWDYYNSNTIRSSSGLAIIFGASARILDGRRASYGGKGAVVATYSSRGPDLNNARLETADVLKPNIMAPGSSIWAAWTPNSVGDEYIKGQSFALLSGTSMAAPHIAGIASLIKQKHPNWSPAAITSAMMTTANVTDLSGAPIAAQYTNKVAPATPFDLGAGLVNPSRALDPGLVLDASFRHYVEFLCAVPGVDDMSIRRAVGVGCPAPDKRMEWCSDLNLPSITVSNLVGSRKVSRRVTNVGGEDEMYRVVVQEPWGVKIGVAPSVFKIRVNASRYIIIRMDATQRSNAYAFGEMVLRGNKGHVVRLPISVFVSSVL; this is encoded by the exons ATGATATTCATTTTTGTGATCAATATCCTTCTCTTTTATTTCACAGCCGATGCCAAAGTCTTGATGGTTCTCATGGAGGACGACCCTCTTCTCACCAATACGTCACTAAG CGGTGGTGGCGGCGACGCCGAATTTTACAAGGAGAAATTGACGCAGCAGCACGACATTTTCCTTGAATCGCTACTGGAGAAAGGATTCTACATCAAGCTCTATAGTTATACTCATTTGTTGAATGGCTTTGCAATCCATTCAAACAATCAGGAG GTTGCTCATCTCCTTGGGAGTGCAAAGGGAGTTAGATCTGTCCATGAAGATACCAAAATGGAGAAGCTCACAACATACACACCCGACTTCTTGGATATCAACAGCGGCGCTTGGCCAGCCTTAGGTGGATACGCAGCCGCCGGGAAAGGAGTGGTGATAGGCCTAATAGACACCGGAATCAATCCCACACATCCAAGCTTCACCACCGGAGCATCACCGGCACCTCCTAAATTTAGCAGGTTCAAGGGAAAATGCGCGACAGGCGACAAATTTCCGGAGTCGGCATGCAATGGGAAGATAGTTGGTGCACAATATTTTGCAAGAGCAGCAATTGCAGCAGGAGACTTCAATGCCACGCGCGATGTTGCTTCCCCCTTCGACTCCGATGGTCACGGAAG CCATACAGCATCAACAGCAGCGGGAATTCACAATATACCAGTGATAGTCAATAACTTCAACTATGGGTATGCTAGTGGCATGGCACCAGGAGCTAG CATTGCAGTGTATAAAGCCATGTTTCCTTTCGGGGGCTACATGTCCGACGTTGTGGCTGCGGTTGATCAG GCAGTAGAAGATGGAGTAGATATACTAAGTCTTTCAATAGGGCCAGCAGGTGTTCCCTCAGGCGCCTCGGCCTTCCTCAACTTGTTAGAACTCGAGCTTCTTTTAGCAACCAAAGCCGGCGTGCTTGTTGTTCAAGCCGTTGGGAATCGAGGCCCTTCGTCGAGCTCCATCCTCTCATTTAGCCCGTGGATCGCCAGCGTCGCCGCCTCCATCACCGATAGGAAGTATAACAACTCTCTCTTCCTTGGAAACGGCCAACGTTATACGGGAATGGGACTAGCAC CGCCAACTATGGGAGGTGTACATTTCCCACTTGCGGCGGCTGCGGACGTGTGCCGGAGGAACATCACGGCAGGGCTGGTGGAGAGCTGCCAAAGCGCGGACGCGTTCATACGATCCTTGGCTCGCGGCAAACTCATCATCTGCACCTACACATTCGACTTCGATTCTGAGACAGCAACCATTTCAAGAGTGGCAGACACTGCACAAGCCATTGGGGCTGCCGGTTTCATACTCACCATGGATCCCGACATCGGTGCTGATCAGATCAAGGGCGCCTTGCTCACGCTACGCCTCCCCGGAATCATTCTATACAATATGGAATCTTCTTCG GCTCTTTGGGATTATTACAACTCCAATACGATAAGGAGCAGCAGTGGGTTGGCTATAATATTCGGAGCGAGTGCGAGGATTTTGGATGGAAGGAGGGCGAGCTATGGTGGGAAGGGAGCTGTTGTGGCAACGTATTCATCAAGAGGCCCTGACCTCAACAATGCTCGTTTAGAGACTGCCGATGTACTTAAGCCTAACATCATGGCTCCTGGTTCTTCCATATGGGCTGCTTGGACTCCTAATAGTGTAGGAGATGAATACATCAAAG GGCAATCTTTCGCGTTGTTGTCCGGAACGAGCATGGCCGCTCCGCACATCGCTGGCATCGCTTCCCTAATAAAGCAGAAGCACCCCAACTGGAGCCCGGCCGCTATCACCTCGGCAATGATGACGACGGCCAACGTCACAGACCTCTCCGGCGCCCCAATCGCAGCTCAGTACACCAACAAGGTTGCCCCGGCCACGCCCTTTGACCTCGGGGCAGGGCTCGTCAACCCTTCCCGGGCCCTGGACCCGGGGCTTGTGTTGGACGCCTCGTTCAGGCACTACGTGGAGTTCCTGTGCGCGGTCCCCGGCGTGGACGACATGTCCATCAGGAGGGCCGTCGGGGTAGGATGCCCGGCCCCGGACAAGAGGATGGAGTGGTGCTCAGATTTGAACTTGCCGAGCATAACGGTTTCCAACTTGGTTGGGTCAAGAAAGGTGAGTCGAAGAGTGACGAATGTGGGAGGTGAAGATGAGATGTATAGAGTCGTTGTGCAAGAGCCTTGGGGGGTTAAGATTGGCGTTGCGCCGAGCGTGTTCAAGATTCGTGTGAACGCGTCGAGGTATATCATAATCCGCATGGATGCGACGCAGAGAAGCAATGCTTACGCTTTTGGGGAGATGGTGTTGAGAGGAAACAAAGGTCATGTGGTTCGACTTCCCATTTCTGTGTTTGTTAGCAGCGTCTTATAG